The Pantoea trifolii nucleotide sequence AAGGCGTCATCCAGCAACTTGATCACCGGAATAATGCAGTTGGTGGTACAGGATGCGTTGGAGACAATGCGGTCAGTTTGTTTAAGAGCTTGTTCGTTAACACCGAATACGACAGTAGCATCGAGATCGTTACCGCCCGGATGCGAGAACAACACTTTCTTCGCACCTGCTGCCAGATGGGCTTCGCCATCAGCGCGGCTGCCGTACACGCCGGTGCAATCCAGCACGATATCCACATTCAGTTCGCGCCACGGCAACACATCGATTTCCGCCTGATGCAGGATGCGAATGGTGTCGTCGCCAACAAACAGCTGATCGCGCTCCTGGCGCACATCAAAGGCAAAACGGCCGTGGCTGGTGTCGTACTTCAGCAGATGCGCCATCCCGGCGGCATCGGCCAGCTCGTTAATGGCGACCACGGTGATCTCAGCCCGGCGACCGGTTTCATACAGAGCGCGCAACACGTTACGCCCGATACGACCAAAACCATTTATTGCTACGCGAACGGTCATTTCTACCTTCAACAACACCCGAAAAAACGTGCCGATTAGCCTGAGCGTTTCACACCGTTTTGTACAGGGAATTATTGCCTGCTCTCACCGGCAAGATGCACGTTTTCGCTGGCGACTGAAACGGTTCAGCTAGAGTAATGCAAGAGAGGAATAACGGGAATGATTGCGAT carries:
- the epd gene encoding erythrose-4-phosphate dehydrogenase — protein: MTVRVAINGFGRIGRNVLRALYETGRRAEITVVAINELADAAGMAHLLKYDTSHGRFAFDVRQERDQLFVGDDTIRILHQAEIDVLPWRELNVDIVLDCTGVYGSRADGEAHLAAGAKKVLFSHPGGNDLDATVVFGVNEQALKQTDRIVSNASCTTNCIIPVIKLLDDAFGIESGTVTTIHSAMHDQQVIDAYHSDLRRTRAASQSIIPVDTRLAAGITRIFPKFNDRFEAIAVRVPTINVTAIDLSVSVREAVKACEVNALLRNASEGAFRGIVDYTELPLVSVDFNHDPHSAIVDGTQTRVSGHHLIKTLVWCDNEWGFANRMIDTTLAMAASGFR